One genomic window of Burkholderia diffusa includes the following:
- the dut gene encoding dUTP diphosphatase, with product MKLDLKILDARMRDYLPAYATTGSAGLDLRACLDAPVTLQPGETTLVPTGLAIHLADPGYAALILPRSGLGHKHGIVLGNLVGLIDSDYQGQLMISTWNRGQTEFVLNPFERLAQLVIVPVVQAQFNIVDDFAQSDRGEGGFGSTGRH from the coding sequence ATGAAACTCGATCTGAAGATTCTCGATGCGCGCATGCGCGACTACCTGCCCGCCTACGCCACCACCGGCAGCGCGGGCCTCGACCTGCGCGCGTGTCTCGACGCGCCCGTCACGCTGCAGCCGGGCGAAACGACGCTCGTGCCGACCGGCCTCGCGATCCACCTCGCGGACCCCGGCTACGCGGCGCTGATCCTGCCGCGCTCGGGCCTCGGCCACAAGCACGGCATCGTGCTCGGCAACCTCGTTGGCCTGATCGATTCCGACTACCAGGGTCAGCTGATGATCTCGACGTGGAACCGCGGCCAGACCGAGTTCGTGCTGAACCCGTTCGAGCGGCTCGCGCAGCTCGTGATCGTGCCGGTCGTGCAGGCGCAATTCAACATTGTCGACGACTTCGCGCAGAGCGATCGCGGCGAGGGCGGCTTCGGCAGCACCGGGCGTCACTGA
- a CDS encoding amino acid permease yields the protein MTQQQRSFDNIVAREQGLRHALTSGQMAMIAIGGAIGTGLFLGSGFAIGLAGPSVLVSYAIGALIALLLMGALAEMTVAHPTAGSFGAYAEHYVGPLAGFLVRYAYWFAVVFAIGTEISAIAVFMKYWFPAVPGWYWVIGFSALLIAVNLASVTLYGSVEYAFSLLKIAAIVVFIVLGAYLVWSAPAASGIGFANYTAHDGFMPKGPWGTWVAVIVAIFSYMSIEAVAIAAGEARDPQHAVTRAFRSTVFRLVLFYLLTLSLMLAIVPWTQAGTDESPFVKVMAATHVPYAAGVINFVLLIAALSAMNSQLYVTTRMMFSLSRARLAPAVFGRLGNNGVPRAALWISTSGVAVAAVLVALSPDTAFTVMMAIAMFGALFTWLMIFVTHLRFRAQYRGPALAFRMWGHPFGSLLGAGLVGAILLTTAFTREFRMTMVVGVVFVVLLTLAYALHYRHRHAR from the coding sequence GTGACACAACAACAACGGTCGTTCGACAACATCGTCGCGCGCGAACAAGGGTTGCGCCATGCGCTGACGTCGGGGCAGATGGCGATGATCGCGATTGGCGGCGCGATCGGCACCGGGCTATTCCTCGGCAGCGGGTTCGCGATCGGTCTCGCGGGGCCGAGCGTGCTGGTTTCGTACGCGATCGGCGCGCTGATCGCGCTGCTGCTGATGGGCGCGCTCGCCGAAATGACGGTCGCGCATCCGACGGCCGGCTCGTTCGGGGCGTACGCCGAGCACTACGTGGGCCCGCTCGCGGGCTTTCTCGTGCGCTATGCGTACTGGTTCGCGGTGGTGTTCGCGATCGGCACCGAGATCAGCGCGATCGCCGTCTTCATGAAGTACTGGTTCCCGGCCGTGCCCGGCTGGTACTGGGTAATTGGCTTCTCCGCGCTGCTGATCGCGGTGAACCTCGCGAGCGTCACGCTGTACGGGTCGGTCGAATACGCGTTTTCGTTGCTGAAGATCGCGGCGATCGTCGTGTTCATCGTGCTCGGCGCGTATCTCGTCTGGTCGGCGCCGGCGGCTTCGGGCATCGGTTTTGCGAACTACACCGCGCACGACGGCTTCATGCCGAAGGGGCCGTGGGGCACCTGGGTCGCGGTGATCGTCGCGATCTTCAGCTACATGAGCATCGAGGCGGTCGCAATCGCGGCCGGCGAGGCGCGCGATCCGCAGCACGCGGTCACGCGCGCGTTCCGCTCGACGGTGTTCCGGCTCGTGCTGTTCTACCTGCTCACGCTGTCGCTGATGCTCGCGATCGTGCCCTGGACGCAGGCCGGCACCGACGAAAGCCCGTTCGTGAAGGTGATGGCCGCGACGCACGTGCCGTATGCGGCCGGCGTGATCAACTTCGTGTTGCTGATCGCGGCGCTGTCGGCGATGAACAGCCAGCTCTACGTGACGACGCGGATGATGTTCAGCCTGTCGCGTGCGCGGCTCGCGCCGGCCGTGTTCGGCCGGCTCGGCAACAACGGCGTGCCGCGTGCGGCGCTGTGGATCTCGACCAGCGGCGTCGCGGTCGCGGCCGTGCTGGTCGCGCTGTCGCCCGACACGGCCTTCACCGTGATGATGGCGATCGCGATGTTCGGCGCGCTGTTCACGTGGCTGATGATTTTCGTCACGCATCTGCGTTTTCGCGCGCAATACCGCGGCCCGGCGCTCGCGTTCCGGATGTGGGGGCACCCGTTCGGCAGCCTGCTCGGCGCCGGGCTTGTGGGCGCGATCCTGCTGACGACCGCGTTCACGCGCGAATTCCGGATGACGATGGTGGTCGGCGTCGTGTTCGTCGTTCTGCTGACGCTCGCGTACGCACTGCACTACCGGCACCGGCACGCCCGTTGA
- the clpA gene encoding ATP-dependent Clp protease ATP-binding subunit ClpA: MIAQELEVSLHMAFMEARQARHEFITVEHLLLALLDNPTAAEVLRACAANIEDLRQNLRNFIHDNTPTVPGTDDVDTQPTLGFQRVIQRAIMHVQSTSNGKKEVTGANVLVAIFGEKDSHAVYYLQQQGVTRLDVVNFISHGIAKTNGGEAAKSTDANAESEDSNAQKETPLAQFTQNLNQMAKDGRIDPLIGREPEVERVVQVLCRRRKNNPLLVGEAGVGKTAIAEGLAYRITRGEVPDILANAQVYSLDMGALLAGTKYRGDFEQRLKTVLKELKERPHAILFIDEIHTLIGAGAASGGTLDASNLLKPALSSGTLKCIGATTFTEYRGIFEKDAALSRRFQKVDVTEPTVEQTVAILRGLKSRFEEHHGVKYSSGALSAAAELSARFITDRHLPDKAIDVIDEAGAAQRILPKSKQKKTIGKSEIEEIISKIARVPAQSVSQDDRSKLQTLDRDLKSVVFGQDPAIDALAASIKMARAGLGKMDKPIGAFLFSGPTGVGKTEVARQLAFTLGIELIRFDMSEYMERHAVSRLIGAPPGYVGFDQGGLLTEAVTKKPHCVLLLDEIEKAHPDIFNVLLQVMDHGTLTDNNGRKADFRNVIIIMTTNAGAESMQKATIGFTTRRETGDEMTDIKRLFTPEFRNRLDAIISFRSLDEEIIMRVVDKFLIQLEEQLHEKKVDALFTDALRKHLAKHGFDPLMGARPMQRLIQDTIRRALADELLFGKLVNGGHVTVDVDESDKVQLSFDKLANPPHKPNEETVEVE; this comes from the coding sequence ATGATTGCCCAGGAATTGGAAGTCAGCCTGCACATGGCGTTCATGGAAGCACGCCAGGCGCGCCATGAGTTCATTACGGTCGAGCATCTGCTGCTGGCCCTGCTGGACAATCCGACGGCAGCCGAGGTGTTGCGCGCGTGCGCGGCCAACATCGAGGACTTGCGTCAGAACCTGCGCAATTTCATCCATGACAACACGCCTACCGTCCCGGGCACCGACGATGTCGATACCCAGCCGACGCTAGGTTTCCAGCGCGTGATCCAGCGCGCGATCATGCACGTCCAGTCGACGTCGAACGGCAAGAAGGAAGTCACCGGCGCGAACGTGCTGGTCGCGATCTTCGGCGAGAAGGACTCGCACGCCGTCTATTACCTGCAGCAGCAGGGCGTGACGCGCCTGGACGTCGTGAATTTCATTTCGCACGGCATCGCGAAGACGAACGGCGGCGAAGCCGCGAAGTCGACCGACGCGAACGCGGAAAGCGAAGACTCGAACGCGCAGAAGGAAACCCCGCTCGCGCAGTTCACGCAGAACCTGAACCAGATGGCGAAAGACGGCCGCATCGATCCGTTGATCGGTCGCGAGCCGGAGGTCGAGCGCGTCGTGCAGGTGCTGTGCCGCCGCCGCAAGAACAATCCGCTGCTCGTCGGCGAAGCCGGCGTCGGCAAGACCGCGATCGCCGAAGGGCTCGCGTATCGCATCACGCGCGGCGAAGTGCCGGACATCCTCGCGAACGCGCAGGTGTATTCGCTCGACATGGGCGCGCTGCTCGCGGGCACCAAGTATCGCGGCGACTTCGAGCAGCGTCTGAAAACGGTGCTGAAGGAGTTGAAGGAACGGCCGCACGCGATTCTGTTCATCGATGAAATTCACACGCTGATCGGCGCGGGCGCCGCTTCGGGCGGCACGCTCGACGCATCGAACCTGCTGAAGCCGGCACTGTCGTCGGGCACGCTCAAGTGCATCGGCGCGACCACGTTCACCGAGTATCGCGGCATCTTCGAAAAGGACGCGGCGCTGTCGCGGCGCTTCCAGAAGGTCGACGTGACGGAGCCGACCGTCGAGCAGACGGTCGCGATCCTGCGCGGGCTGAAATCGCGCTTCGAGGAGCATCACGGCGTCAAGTATTCGTCGGGCGCACTGTCGGCCGCGGCGGAGCTGTCGGCTCGCTTCATCACCGACCGTCACCTGCCGGACAAGGCGATCGACGTGATCGACGAAGCGGGCGCCGCGCAGCGCATCCTGCCGAAGTCGAAGCAGAAGAAGACGATCGGCAAGAGCGAGATCGAGGAAATCATCTCCAAGATCGCGCGCGTGCCGGCGCAGAGCGTGTCGCAGGACGATCGCAGCAAGCTGCAGACGCTCGATCGCGACCTGAAGAGCGTCGTGTTCGGCCAGGATCCGGCGATCGACGCATTGGCCGCATCGATCAAGATGGCGCGCGCGGGCCTTGGCAAGATGGACAAGCCGATCGGCGCGTTCCTGTTCTCCGGCCCGACGGGCGTCGGCAAGACCGAAGTGGCGCGCCAGCTCGCGTTCACGCTCGGCATCGAGCTGATCCGCTTCGACATGTCGGAATACATGGAGCGTCACGCGGTGAGCCGCCTGATCGGCGCGCCGCCGGGCTATGTCGGGTTCGACCAGGGCGGCCTGCTGACCGAAGCCGTTACGAAGAAGCCGCACTGCGTGCTGCTGCTCGATGAAATCGAGAAGGCGCATCCGGACATCTTCAACGTGCTGCTGCAGGTGATGGACCACGGCACGCTGACGGACAACAACGGCCGCAAGGCGGATTTCCGCAACGTCATCATCATCATGACGACGAATGCGGGCGCCGAGTCGATGCAGAAGGCGACGATCGGCTTCACGACGCGCCGCGAGACGGGCGACGAGATGACCGACATCAAGCGCCTGTTCACGCCGGAGTTCCGCAACCGTCTGGATGCGATCATCAGCTTCCGCTCGCTCGATGAGGAAATCATCATGCGCGTGGTCGACAAGTTCCTGATCCAGCTCGAGGAGCAGTTGCACGAGAAGAAGGTCGACGCGCTCTTCACCGACGCGTTGCGCAAGCATCTCGCGAAGCACGGCTTCGACCCGCTGATGGGCGCGCGGCCGATGCAGCGCCTGATCCAGGACACGATCCGTCGCGCGCTGGCCGACGAACTGCTGTTCGGCAAGCTGGTGAACGGTGGCCATGTGACGGTCGACGTCGACGAAAGCGACAAGGTGCAGTTGTCGTTCGACAAGCTGGCGAATCCGCCGCACAAGCCGAACGAAGAGACGGTCGAAGTCGAGTAA
- the clpS gene encoding ATP-dependent Clp protease adapter ClpS, with amino-acid sequence MAIIPDKQDSTVLERKQQKLKPPSMYKVVLLNDDFTPMEFVVMVVQEYFKKDRETATQIMLKVHREGRGVCGVYTRDIASTKVEQVVTHARQAGHPLQCVMEEA; translated from the coding sequence ATGGCGATTATCCCGGACAAGCAGGACAGCACCGTCCTGGAACGCAAGCAGCAGAAGCTGAAGCCGCCTTCGATGTACAAGGTGGTGCTGCTGAACGACGACTTCACGCCGATGGAGTTCGTCGTGATGGTCGTACAGGAGTATTTCAAGAAGGATCGCGAGACGGCCACGCAGATCATGCTGAAGGTCCATCGCGAGGGGCGAGGGGTATGTGGGGTCTATACGCGGGACATCGCGTCGACCAAGGTTGAGCAAGTCGTTACCCATGCGCGGCAGGCCGGGCATCCGCTGCAGTGCGTGATGGAGGAAGCATGA
- a CDS encoding cold-shock protein, with protein MATGIVKWFNDAKGFGFITPDEGGEDLFAHFSAINMQGFKTLKEGQKVSFEVVQGPKGKQASNIQAA; from the coding sequence ATGGCAACTGGTATCGTTAAGTGGTTCAACGACGCGAAGGGCTTCGGTTTCATCACTCCCGACGAGGGCGGTGAAGATCTGTTTGCGCACTTCTCGGCCATCAACATGCAGGGCTTCAAGACCCTGAAGGAAGGCCAGAAGGTGAGCTTCGAGGTCGTTCAAGGGCCGAAGGGCAAGCAAGCGTCGAACATCCAGGCCGCGTAA
- a CDS encoding multicopper oxidase family protein: protein MIRRTFLSHAIGVAAASLFARTAWAQHAGHAGMAGMDQMDDMPGMSGMAGHTQHAKPAPVALAAADALPAGAPLASLRTLANESREPGTFRATLVAQPVARPMLRGARPTTFWQFGAGTQGPVVGPLIDVREGDTVEIRFVNKLPQPSTIHWHGLPVPPNQDGNPSDPVAPGASRVYRFTLPKGSAGTYWYHPHPHMMTAEQVFRGLAGPFVVRAADDPLAGWPERNLFVSDLKLARDGTIPPNDMMDWMNGREGQFVLVNGARRPRIDVASDERWRVWNACSARYLLVAFDDGRAFEQVGTDGGLFDAPRPVTSLLLAPGERAELLVRAGDRASRAVLQAAEYDRRKMAMSHDGGHGSLPADPALPLADVAFAPAAARALPATLRAVPALGEPVAHKEVAFGEQMDMAAMMNSPAHGRPAGMRFTINGATYAPHLATLTSRRGDLERWAIRNATDMDHPFHVHGTQFQVIERASDGTRTREPFRAWRDTVNVRSGETVTILVMQDMSGERMFHCHILEHEDLGMMGTLKVV from the coding sequence ATGATTCGGAGAACCTTCCTGTCGCACGCCATTGGCGTCGCGGCGGCATCGCTGTTTGCGCGCACCGCGTGGGCGCAGCATGCCGGTCATGCGGGCATGGCCGGCATGGATCAGATGGACGACATGCCGGGCATGTCGGGGATGGCGGGCCACACGCAGCACGCGAAGCCGGCACCGGTCGCGCTCGCGGCGGCCGATGCGCTGCCGGCCGGCGCGCCGCTCGCATCGCTGCGCACGCTTGCGAATGAAAGCCGCGAGCCCGGCACGTTCCGCGCGACGCTGGTCGCTCAGCCGGTCGCGCGTCCGATGCTGCGCGGCGCACGTCCGACGACGTTCTGGCAGTTCGGTGCGGGTACGCAGGGCCCGGTGGTCGGCCCGCTGATCGACGTGCGCGAGGGCGACACGGTCGAAATCCGCTTCGTGAACAAACTGCCGCAGCCTTCGACGATCCACTGGCACGGCCTGCCGGTGCCGCCCAACCAGGACGGCAACCCGTCCGATCCCGTCGCGCCGGGCGCGTCGCGCGTGTATCGCTTCACGCTGCCGAAGGGCAGTGCCGGCACTTATTGGTATCACCCGCATCCGCACATGATGACCGCCGAGCAGGTGTTCCGCGGGCTGGCCGGCCCGTTCGTCGTGCGGGCCGCCGACGATCCGCTCGCCGGCTGGCCCGAGCGCAACCTGTTCGTGTCAGACCTGAAACTCGCGCGCGACGGCACGATCCCGCCGAACGACATGATGGACTGGATGAACGGTCGCGAAGGCCAGTTCGTGCTGGTCAATGGTGCGCGCCGGCCGCGGATCGACGTCGCGAGCGATGAGCGCTGGCGCGTGTGGAACGCGTGCAGCGCACGCTACCTGCTCGTTGCGTTCGACGACGGCCGTGCATTCGAGCAGGTCGGCACCGACGGCGGCTTGTTCGACGCGCCGCGCCCGGTGACGTCGCTGCTGCTCGCGCCGGGCGAGCGCGCGGAACTGCTGGTGCGCGCTGGCGACCGCGCGTCACGGGCGGTGCTGCAGGCGGCCGAATACGATCGCCGCAAGATGGCGATGTCGCATGACGGCGGTCACGGCAGCCTGCCGGCCGATCCGGCGCTGCCGCTTGCCGACGTCGCGTTCGCGCCGGCCGCCGCCCGTGCGCTGCCAGCCACGCTGCGCGCGGTGCCCGCCCTCGGCGAACCGGTTGCGCACAAGGAAGTCGCGTTCGGCGAGCAGATGGACATGGCAGCGATGATGAACAGCCCGGCGCATGGCCGCCCGGCCGGGATGCGCTTCACAATCAACGGTGCGACCTACGCGCCGCACCTTGCGACGCTGACGAGCCGCCGCGGCGACCTCGAACGCTGGGCGATTCGCAATGCCACCGACATGGATCATCCGTTCCATGTGCACGGCACGCAATTCCAGGTGATCGAGCGCGCATCGGACGGCACGCGTACGAGAGAACCATTCCGCGCGTGGCGCGACACCGTGAACGTGCGCAGCGGCGAGACCGTGACGATACTCGTCATGCAAGACATGTCCGGCGAGCGCATGTTTCACTGCCATATTCTCGAACACGAGGATCTCGGCATGATGGGCACGCTGAAGGTCGTGTAA
- a CDS encoding NADP-dependent isocitrate dehydrogenase: MSTSPKIIYTLTDEAPALATYSLLPIVKAFTRSSGVAVETRDISLAGRIIAAFADVLPPEQKGSDDLAELGQLTLKPEANIIKLPNISASVPQLKAAIAELQAQGYKLPAYPEEPSTDEEKAVKARYDKIKGSAVNPVLREGNSDRRAPLSVKNYARKHPHKMGAWKATSKAHVAHMSDGDFYGSEKSALIADAGSVKIELTTADGVKKVLKEKTAVKAGEVIDASVMSRKALRSFIEAQIADAKAQDVLFSVHLKATMMKVSDPILFGHFVSVFYRDALAKHADVLAQAGFNPNNGIGDLYARLKDLPADTREAIEADVKAEYAARPRLAMVNSDKGITNLHVPSDVIVDASMPAMIRESGCMWGPDGELYDAKAVIPDRCYAGVYQAVIEDCKQHGAFDPVTMGSVPNVGLMAQAAEEYGSHDKTFQIPADGVVRVTDEAGNVLLEHAVESGDIWRMCQTKDAPVQDWVKLAVNRARATGAPAVFWLDPARAHDAQIIAKVERYLKDHDTNGLDIRIMTPEDATRFSLERIRAGKDTISVTGNVLRDYLTDLFPIMELGTSAKMLSIVPLMAGGGMFETGAGGSAPKHVQQFVEEGFLRWDSLGEFLALAASLEHLGNAYQNPKALVLAKTLDQATGKFLDENKSPARKVGGLDNRGSHFYLCLYWAQALAAQTEDAALKAQFEGVAKSLSDNEARILEELSAAQGSAQAIGGYYRPNVELTSRAMRPSATLNAIVDAVA, from the coding sequence ATGTCCACTTCGCCCAAGATCATCTACACCCTCACCGACGAAGCGCCGGCGCTCGCGACCTATTCGCTGCTGCCGATCGTCAAGGCCTTCACGCGCTCGTCGGGCGTCGCCGTCGAAACGCGCGACATCTCGCTCGCCGGCCGAATCATCGCGGCATTTGCCGATGTCCTGCCGCCGGAGCAGAAGGGTTCCGACGATCTGGCCGAACTGGGCCAGCTCACGCTGAAGCCGGAAGCGAACATCATCAAGCTGCCGAACATCAGTGCATCGGTGCCGCAGCTCAAGGCCGCGATCGCCGAACTGCAAGCGCAGGGCTACAAGCTGCCGGCATACCCGGAAGAGCCGTCGACCGACGAAGAGAAGGCCGTCAAGGCCCGCTACGACAAGATCAAGGGCAGCGCGGTGAACCCGGTGCTGCGCGAAGGCAACTCCGACCGTCGCGCGCCGCTGTCGGTCAAGAACTACGCACGCAAGCACCCGCACAAGATGGGCGCGTGGAAGGCCACGTCGAAGGCGCACGTCGCGCACATGAGCGACGGCGACTTCTACGGCAGTGAGAAGTCGGCGCTGATCGCCGATGCCGGCAGCGTGAAGATCGAACTCACGACGGCCGACGGCGTGAAGAAGGTGCTGAAGGAAAAGACGGCCGTGAAGGCCGGTGAAGTCATCGATGCATCGGTGATGAGCCGCAAGGCGCTGCGCAGCTTCATCGAAGCGCAGATCGCCGACGCGAAGGCGCAGGACGTGCTGTTCTCGGTGCACCTGAAGGCGACCATGATGAAGGTCTCGGATCCGATCCTGTTCGGTCACTTCGTGTCGGTGTTCTACCGCGACGCGCTCGCGAAGCACGCGGACGTGCTCGCGCAGGCCGGCTTCAACCCGAACAATGGTATCGGCGACTTGTACGCGCGCCTGAAGGACCTGCCGGCCGACACGCGCGAAGCGATCGAAGCCGACGTCAAGGCCGAATACGCAGCGCGTCCGCGCCTCGCGATGGTCAACTCGGACAAGGGCATCACGAACCTGCACGTGCCGAGTGACGTGATCGTCGACGCATCGATGCCGGCGATGATCCGCGAGTCGGGCTGCATGTGGGGCCCGGACGGCGAACTGTACGACGCGAAGGCCGTGATTCCGGACCGCTGCTACGCGGGTGTCTATCAGGCCGTGATCGAGGACTGCAAGCAGCACGGCGCATTCGACCCGGTCACGATGGGCAGCGTGCCGAACGTCGGCCTGATGGCGCAGGCGGCCGAGGAATACGGTTCGCATGACAAGACGTTCCAGATCCCGGCCGACGGCGTCGTGCGCGTCACGGACGAAGCCGGCAATGTGCTGCTCGAGCACGCGGTCGAGTCGGGCGACATCTGGCGCATGTGCCAGACGAAGGACGCACCGGTGCAGGACTGGGTCAAGCTCGCGGTGAACCGCGCGCGCGCAACCGGCGCGCCGGCCGTGTTCTGGCTCGACCCGGCACGTGCGCACGACGCGCAGATCATCGCGAAGGTCGAACGCTACCTGAAGGATCACGATACGAACGGCCTCGATATCCGCATCATGACGCCGGAAGACGCCACGCGCTTCTCGCTCGAGCGCATCCGCGCGGGCAAGGACACGATCTCGGTCACCGGCAACGTGCTGCGCGACTACCTGACCGACCTGTTCCCGATCATGGAACTCGGCACCAGCGCGAAGATGCTGTCGATCGTGCCGCTGATGGCCGGCGGCGGGATGTTCGAAACGGGCGCGGGCGGTTCGGCACCGAAGCACGTGCAGCAGTTCGTCGAGGAAGGCTTCCTGCGTTGGGATTCGCTCGGCGAATTCCTCGCGCTGGCCGCGTCGCTCGAACACCTCGGCAACGCGTACCAGAACCCGAAGGCGCTCGTGCTCGCGAAGACGCTCGACCAGGCGACCGGCAAGTTCCTGGACGAGAACAAGTCGCCGGCGCGCAAGGTCGGCGGCCTCGACAACCGCGGCAGCCACTTCTATCTGTGCCTGTACTGGGCGCAGGCACTGGCCGCGCAGACCGAGGACGCCGCGCTGAAGGCGCAGTTCGAAGGCGTTGCGAAGTCGTTGTCCGACAACGAAGCGCGCATCCTGGAAGAACTGTCGGCCGCGCAGGGCAGCGCGCAGGCGATCGGCGGCTACTACCGTCCGAACGTCGAGCTGACGAGCCGGGCGATGCGCCCGAGCGCAACGCTGAACGCCATCGTCGACGCAGTCGCCTGA
- the icd gene encoding NADP-dependent isocitrate dehydrogenase: MPYQHIKVPEGGDKITVNKDFSLNVSDQPIIPYIEGDGTGFDITPVMIKVVDAAVAHAYKGKRKIHWMEIFAGEKATKVYGPDVWLPDETLQVLKEYVVSIKGPLTTPVGGGIRSLNVALRQELDLYVCLRPVQYFKGVPSPVREPQKIDMVIFRENSEDIYAGIEWAAGSEQAKKVIKFLQEEMGVKKIRFPETSGIGVKPVSTEGTERLVRKAIQYAIDNDRKSVTLVHKGNIMKFTEGLFRDAGYALAQKEFGGELIDGGPWMRVKNPKTGNEIVIKDSIADAFLQQILLRPAEYDVIATLNLNGDYISDALAAQVGGIGIAPGANLSDSVAMFEATHGTAPKYAGKDYVNPGSEILSAEMMLRHLGWTEAADTIIAAMEKSILQKRVTYDFARLMEGATQVSCSGFGEVLIENM, translated from the coding sequence ATGCCGTATCAGCACATCAAGGTTCCGGAGGGCGGTGACAAGATCACCGTCAACAAGGACTTCTCGCTCAACGTTTCCGATCAGCCGATCATTCCCTATATCGAAGGCGACGGTACGGGCTTCGATATCACGCCGGTGATGATCAAGGTCGTCGATGCGGCGGTCGCGCATGCGTACAAGGGCAAGCGCAAGATCCACTGGATGGAGATCTTCGCGGGCGAGAAGGCGACGAAAGTGTACGGCCCGGACGTGTGGCTGCCGGACGAAACGCTGCAGGTGCTGAAGGAATACGTGGTGTCGATCAAGGGACCGCTCACGACCCCGGTCGGCGGCGGCATCCGTTCGCTGAACGTCGCGCTGCGCCAGGAGCTCGACCTCTACGTGTGCCTGCGCCCGGTCCAGTATTTCAAGGGCGTGCCGTCGCCTGTGCGCGAGCCGCAAAAGATCGACATGGTGATCTTCCGCGAGAACTCGGAAGACATCTACGCGGGCATCGAATGGGCCGCGGGCTCCGAGCAGGCGAAGAAGGTCATCAAGTTCCTGCAGGAAGAAATGGGCGTGAAGAAGATCCGCTTCCCGGAAACGTCGGGGATCGGCGTCAAGCCCGTGTCGACCGAAGGCACCGAGCGTCTCGTGCGCAAGGCGATCCAGTATGCGATCGACAACGATCGCAAGTCGGTCACGCTGGTGCACAAGGGCAACATCATGAAGTTCACGGAAGGCCTGTTCCGTGACGCCGGCTATGCGCTCGCGCAGAAGGAGTTCGGCGGCGAGTTGATCGACGGCGGCCCGTGGATGCGCGTGAAGAATCCGAAGACGGGCAACGAGATCGTCATCAAGGATTCGATCGCCGATGCGTTCCTGCAGCAGATCCTGCTGCGTCCGGCCGAATACGACGTGATCGCGACGCTGAACCTGAACGGCGACTACATCTCCGACGCGCTGGCCGCTCAGGTCGGCGGCATCGGGATCGCGCCGGGCGCGAATCTGTCGGATTCGGTCGCGATGTTCGAGGCGACCCATGGCACGGCGCCGAAGTACGCGGGCAAGGATTACGTGAACCCGGGTTCCGAGATCCTGTCGGCGGAAATGATGCTGCGCCACCTCGGCTGGACGGAAGCGGCCGACACGATCATCGCCGCGATGGAGAAGTCGATCCTGCAGAAGCGCGTCACGTACGACTTCGCGCGCCTGATGGAAGGCGCGACGCAGGTGTCGTGCTCCGGCTTCGGCGAAGTGCTGATCGAGAACATGTAA
- a CDS encoding pseudouridine synthase, which produces MTLIALNKPFGTICQFSAHETRPSLGDWVKIPGVYPAGRLDADSEGLLLLTDDGALQARIAEPRHKLVKRYWAQVDGAPGPADLKALARGVDLGDYVTRPCRAEFIDPPDALWPRNPPIRYRAAIPTTWIELAITEGKNRQVRRMTAAIGFPTLRLVRVGIGALDIFALGIAPGETIALPPRAPWDGFARTE; this is translated from the coding sequence ATGACCCTGATCGCCCTCAACAAGCCGTTCGGCACGATTTGCCAGTTTTCCGCGCACGAGACGCGGCCGTCGCTCGGCGACTGGGTAAAAATACCCGGTGTCTACCCGGCCGGCCGGCTCGACGCGGACAGCGAGGGCCTGCTGCTTCTTACCGACGACGGCGCGCTGCAGGCGCGCATCGCCGAGCCGCGTCACAAGCTCGTCAAGCGCTACTGGGCGCAGGTCGACGGCGCGCCCGGTCCGGCTGACCTGAAGGCGCTCGCGCGCGGCGTCGATCTCGGCGACTATGTGACTCGCCCGTGCCGCGCCGAATTCATCGACCCGCCCGATGCGCTGTGGCCGCGCAATCCGCCGATCCGCTATCGCGCCGCGATTCCGACCACGTGGATCGAACTCGCGATCACCGAAGGCAAGAATCGGCAGGTGCGACGGATGACTGCCGCGATCGGCTTCCCGACGTTGCGTCTCGTGCGCGTCGGCATCGGCGCGCTCGACATATTCGCGCTCGGCATTGCACCGGGCGAAACAATCGCGCTCCCGCCGCGCGCTCCGTGGGACGGTTTCGCACGCACCGAATGA